One window of Acidobacteriota bacterium genomic DNA carries:
- a CDS encoding AlpA family phage regulatory protein, producing MSKILRLPEVIEITQRRRSTIYADIKAGRFPKPLPLGPRARGWLADDIEKWIRSCAESRQGAA from the coding sequence ATGAGCAAGATTCTGCGGCTGCCGGAAGTTATCGAGATCACGCAGCGGCGACGCTCGACCATCTACGCCGACATCAAGGCGGGGCGGTTCCCGAAACCACTGCCACTCGGCCCGCGGGCTCGAGGTTGGCTCGCAGACGACATCGAAAAGTGGATCCGCTCGTGCGCGGAGTCGCGACAGGGCGCAGCGTGA
- a CDS encoding AAA family ATPase, which produces METALATTPLDRFLAALPRPAQQNGGGWMARCPAHEDDRASLSITTGDDGRVLLKCHAGCQAAAITAAMSLELRDLFPPRDQHDSELTYDYRDETGAVLFQVVRFPNKQFRQRRPDGRGGWSWSLNGVRRVPYRLPDLKGREAIFIAEGEKDVENLWRVGLPATTNAGGAGKWAPEYSTLLKALGCQRVAIFPDNDAPGDAHARAVARSCHDAGLFTKIVPLAGLEQKGDVSDWLRSHTKAELLEAIRVAPPFNPGQLAAAPLKFELTTLADLLNEPDEAADWLIEERMPSGGVILLAGRPKAGKSTLARDLAFAVASGEKWLGGWRTHRCAVWYLALEDKRSEVRKHFRAMGATGCEPIRIFAGQAPNEILPALHVLAATEQPGLIVVDTLQRLIRARDFSDYADVTSRFEPLLRLSRETGATLLLLTHASTHTDRSGLDAVLGSTALTGSADNVFVLQRSDKYRTLSSVQRVGHDLEPVVLVLDESTGRVTVAGTKRNVDDRELGERLLVTLEGEAEPVAEKWFDSHVEGRNQDKGRVLRRLVGMGRVVRSGAGGHRDPYRYQLSPEGSGPRNSALSSETAKSAGTSLGPDFTDGNLDFRDEVPEVPIRNTGNLISEEPVLTPQRASDLDTECLQVPEVPEVPDSSGNCGSATLQASNGPDEMGSDLGSREPPYPPEWDIEESAR; this is translated from the coding sequence ATGGAGACTGCGCTGGCGACCACCCCGCTCGATCGTTTCCTGGCCGCACTCCCGCGGCCGGCGCAACAGAACGGCGGCGGATGGATGGCCCGATGCCCGGCGCACGAAGATGATCGCGCGTCGCTCTCCATCACGACAGGCGACGACGGCCGCGTGCTGCTCAAGTGTCACGCGGGTTGCCAGGCGGCCGCGATCACCGCGGCGATGAGTCTGGAACTGCGCGATCTGTTCCCTCCTCGTGACCAACACGACTCCGAGCTGACGTACGACTACCGCGACGAGACGGGCGCGGTGCTGTTTCAGGTCGTGCGTTTTCCGAACAAGCAATTCCGTCAACGCCGCCCAGACGGCCGCGGCGGGTGGAGCTGGTCGCTCAATGGCGTGCGCCGCGTGCCGTACCGTCTGCCAGACCTCAAGGGCCGTGAAGCAATCTTCATCGCCGAGGGCGAGAAGGACGTCGAGAACCTCTGGCGCGTGGGCCTGCCGGCGACGACGAACGCGGGCGGCGCCGGGAAGTGGGCACCGGAGTATTCGACGCTACTGAAGGCGTTGGGCTGTCAACGCGTCGCGATCTTTCCCGACAACGATGCGCCTGGCGATGCGCACGCGCGCGCCGTGGCTCGGAGCTGTCACGACGCCGGCCTGTTCACGAAGATCGTGCCCCTTGCCGGCCTCGAACAGAAAGGCGACGTCAGCGATTGGCTGCGCTCGCACACGAAGGCGGAGCTGCTCGAGGCGATCCGAGTGGCCCCGCCGTTCAATCCGGGCCAGCTCGCCGCGGCGCCACTGAAGTTCGAGCTTACGACGCTCGCCGATCTGCTCAACGAACCGGACGAGGCGGCGGATTGGCTCATCGAAGAGCGAATGCCTTCCGGCGGCGTGATACTCCTCGCTGGCCGTCCAAAGGCCGGTAAGTCGACGTTGGCGCGGGACCTGGCCTTTGCGGTCGCCAGCGGGGAGAAGTGGCTCGGGGGCTGGCGTACGCATCGCTGCGCGGTGTGGTATCTCGCACTCGAAGACAAACGCAGCGAGGTCCGAAAGCACTTTCGAGCGATGGGCGCCACCGGCTGCGAACCGATTCGCATCTTCGCCGGCCAGGCACCGAACGAGATCCTGCCCGCGTTGCACGTGCTCGCGGCAACCGAACAGCCAGGGCTCATCGTGGTCGACACGCTACAGCGGCTCATCCGGGCGCGTGACTTCTCCGACTACGCCGACGTCACGTCACGCTTCGAGCCCCTGCTTCGGCTGTCTCGCGAGACCGGCGCGACGCTGCTGCTCTTGACCCATGCCAGCACGCACACCGATCGCTCGGGCCTCGATGCGGTGCTGGGCTCAACGGCCCTCACCGGTTCCGCCGACAACGTCTTCGTGCTGCAACGCTCGGACAAGTATCGGACCCTCTCCAGCGTGCAACGCGTCGGCCACGACCTCGAGCCCGTCGTGCTCGTGCTGGACGAATCGACCGGGCGCGTGACGGTGGCCGGAACCAAGCGGAACGTCGACGACCGGGAGCTCGGGGAGCGCCTACTTGTAACCCTCGAAGGCGAAGCCGAGCCCGTCGCTGAAAAGTGGTTCGACTCTCACGTCGAAGGCCGCAACCAGGACAAGGGCCGCGTGCTGCGGCGCCTGGTCGGGATGGGCCGCGTCGTGCGCTCTGGCGCCGGCGGCCATCGAGACCCCTACCGCTACCAGTTGAGTCCCGAAGGCTCAGGACCCCGCAACTCGGCACTTTCATCCGAAACAGCGAAAAGTGCGGGAACCTCACTCGGACCCGATTTTACCGATGGGAATCTCGATTTCAGGGATGAGGTTCCCGAGGTTCCTATAAGGAATACCGGGAACCTGATCTCTGAAGAGCCTGTACTTACTCCTCAAAGGGCTTCTGACCTCGATACCGAGTGCTTGCAGGTTCCCGAGGTTCCGGAGGTTCCCGACTCTTCTGGAAACTGCGGTTCAGCCACGCTCCAAGCATCAAACGGACCCGATGAAATGGGCTCCGACTTAGGTTCCCGGGAACCGCCCTATCCCCCCGAGTGGGACATCGAGGAGAGCGCACGATGA
- a CDS encoding helix-turn-helix domain-containing protein, with translation MNPIAPLYYTPQEAALVLGVPVRTIYSMIASGRLAVKRIGKTGRTYRIPRRDVDPPETMRFRKGT, from the coding sequence ATGAACCCGATCGCGCCGCTCTACTACACGCCGCAGGAGGCCGCGCTCGTGCTGGGCGTGCCAGTGCGGACCATCTACTCGATGATCGCCTCCGGGCGGTTGGCCGTGAAGCGCATCGGCAAGACCGGGCGCACCTACCGTATTCCACGTCGGGACGTGGATCCGCCCGAGACGATGCGATTTCGGAAGGGAACATGA
- a CDS encoding tyrosine-type recombinase/integrase → MNTAPALAVPRPELLSPALMFGDQRQRNARSILEAWRAGKSPHTMRSYEHDLEAFARFLSAGLDIAPSLTVEAALDRLFQQDSASAHGIVLNFRGSLLAANLAPATINRALATLRSVSKLARMLGVVQGGWIIEVPGVKAERRRDTRGPAVEDVRRMLEATAADTETETRDHAIVATLFCLGLRVSELCGLNLEETDLARGTTWIRGKGRRERELVPLPETVVAALRRYLAHRGAVGQGPLFLSRSHRPGIGGTKRLHARSVLRLVTDLGERVGVRVWCHALRHTAITTAVARGAAAGLRLDQVRAYSRHKTVATLIGYVDEHDRAGVQRQITDVVAAALAAA, encoded by the coding sequence ATGAACACCGCTCCCGCCCTCGCTGTCCCACGGCCGGAGCTCCTGTCGCCGGCGCTGATGTTCGGCGACCAGCGCCAGCGCAACGCGCGCAGCATCCTGGAGGCCTGGCGGGCCGGCAAGTCGCCCCACACGATGCGAAGCTACGAGCACGACCTTGAGGCCTTCGCCCGGTTCCTCTCGGCGGGCCTGGACATCGCCCCGTCGCTCACGGTCGAGGCTGCGCTCGATCGACTCTTCCAACAGGACAGCGCGAGCGCGCACGGGATCGTTCTGAATTTCCGCGGGTCGCTCCTGGCTGCCAACCTCGCGCCAGCAACGATCAACCGGGCGCTTGCAACTCTCCGCTCTGTCTCGAAACTCGCTCGCATGCTTGGCGTGGTTCAGGGCGGTTGGATCATCGAGGTTCCGGGCGTGAAGGCCGAACGTCGCCGCGACACGCGCGGGCCGGCGGTGGAGGACGTGAGACGGATGCTTGAGGCGACGGCCGCCGACACCGAGACGGAGACACGCGACCACGCGATCGTCGCGACGCTGTTCTGCTTGGGCCTCCGGGTTTCGGAACTGTGCGGACTCAATCTCGAAGAGACGGACCTCGCGCGAGGCACCACCTGGATCCGCGGTAAGGGTCGACGCGAGCGCGAGCTCGTGCCCCTGCCAGAGACCGTCGTCGCGGCGCTGCGCCGGTATCTGGCGCACCGCGGCGCCGTTGGCCAGGGGCCGCTGTTTCTCAGCCGATCGCATCGGCCCGGGATCGGCGGCACTAAGAGGCTCCACGCGCGATCGGTGCTGCGCCTGGTCACTGACCTTGGGGAGCGCGTCGGCGTGCGCGTGTGGTGTCACGCGCTGAGGCACACAGCGATTACAACGGCCGTCGCACGCGGCGCTGCGGCCGGTCTTCGCCTTGACCAGGTGCGCGCCTACAGCCGACACAAGACGGTCGCCACGTTGATCGGGTATGTCGACGAACACGACCGGGCCGGCGTTCAACGGCAGATTACCGACGTCGTCGCGGCGGCGCTTGCGGCGGCGTGA
- a CDS encoding terminase small subunit, which produces MKGGRRWAVRPVVAEKVRSRSQRPAAPARTSRPLLERQRRFVEILMGAACGNATKAARMAGYAETTAEKQASRLLGNVGIRRAIDERAKSDPIVWTREQRQRFWTTIASGAAGYDDADLRDRLKASEMLGRSQADFVDTVKHTGTVTLEQALGASRKSEAPRG; this is translated from the coding sequence ATGAAAGGCGGACGGAGATGGGCGGTTCGACCGGTTGTGGCGGAGAAGGTGCGTTCCCGGTCCCAACGGCCGGCGGCTCCTGCCCGGACGAGTCGCCCCCTGCTTGAACGTCAACGGCGCTTTGTTGAAATCCTCATGGGTGCCGCGTGCGGCAACGCGACGAAGGCGGCGCGGATGGCCGGCTACGCGGAGACGACCGCTGAGAAGCAGGCTAGCCGCTTGTTGGGAAATGTAGGGATCCGGCGGGCGATCGACGAACGGGCGAAGAGCGACCCGATCGTCTGGACCCGCGAGCAACGGCAACGATTCTGGACGACTATCGCGAGCGGCGCCGCGGGCTACGACGACGCGGACCTGCGCGATAGGTTGAAGGCTTCCGAGATGCTCGGCCGCAGCCAGGCCGACTTCGTCGACACCGTCAAGCACACGGGCACCGTCACGCTCGAGCAGGCGCTCGGGGCTTCGCGAAAGTCGGAGGCGCCCCGTGGTTGA